A window of the Candidatus Woesearchaeota archaeon genome harbors these coding sequences:
- a CDS encoding NAD(P)/FAD-dependent oxidoreductase has protein sequence MISIIGAGPCGSQLAYLLSREGEKVSVFEEHQRIGSPVQCTGIISEEIYRIAKPDENSIINKSGKARVFSESGNYASLSVNENIIVDRRKFDRSIAEKAESEGAKFHLNSRFEGMTFEKSGLEMKIRNKKGIKAINTEMLVGADGPSSSVARAFGLFRRSGFLTGTQIVTKYKNENFIDFFLLKKGIGWIVPLDEKTARIGVAFERDSGIKFNAFLRRVFGKSWRNSVLTSTEKNAGLIPLFSPFQKIQKGNVFLLGDSARQVKATTFGGIVPGLKAAKILSRSILEKKSYSLMCAKELFPDLYASLVVRKILNRCNEQETEEIIKILGSRRMNKLIGEKSRDRMFSLGLNALLEEPRLIYFLKNAF, from the coding sequence ATGATATCCATAATCGGCGCAGGGCCTTGCGGAAGCCAGCTTGCATACCTTCTCTCAAGGGAAGGGGAGAAGGTCTCTGTTTTTGAGGAGCATCAGAGAATAGGCAGCCCAGTTCAGTGCACAGGGATAATCTCCGAAGAGATATACAGGATAGCAAAACCCGATGAGAACTCAATAATAAACAAGTCAGGCAAGGCAAGGGTTTTTTCTGAAAGCGGAAATTATGCATCTCTTTCTGTCAATGAGAATATCATTGTCGACAGGAGAAAATTTGACAGAAGCATTGCTGAAAAGGCAGAATCAGAAGGCGCCAAATTCCACTTAAACTCAAGGTTTGAGGGAATGACATTTGAAAAGAGCGGGCTTGAGATGAAAATAAGGAATAAAAAAGGAATTAAAGCAATAAACACTGAAATGCTGGTTGGGGCAGACGGCCCTTCATCAAGCGTTGCACGCGCTTTCGGGCTTTTCCGGAGAAGCGGTTTTTTAACTGGAACGCAGATTGTCACAAAATACAAAAATGAGAACTTCATTGACTTTTTCCTTCTTAAAAAAGGAATAGGGTGGATTGTCCCCCTGGATGAAAAAACAGCAAGGATTGGAGTTGCATTTGAGCGCGATTCCGGAATAAAATTTAATGCATTTCTGCGGAGAGTGTTTGGAAAATCCTGGAGGAATTCAGTTTTAACAAGCACTGAAAAGAATGCCGGATTGATACCCCTTTTCAGCCCTTTCCAGAAAATACAGAAGGGGAATGTTTTCCTTTTGGGCGATTCTGCAAGGCAGGTAAAGGCAACAACTTTCGGCGGCATTGTTCCCGGGCTTAAGGCAGCGAAAATACTCTCGCGCTCAATCCTTGAAAAGAAAAGCTATTCCCTCATGTGCGCAAAAGAGCTTTTTCCCGACTTATACGCTTCTCTTGTTGTTAGAAAAATCCTCAACAGGTGCAATGAACAGGAGACAGAAGAGATAATAAAGATTCTTGGAAGCAGAAGGATGAATAAACTTATTGGGGAAAAAAGCAGGGACAGGATGTTTTCCCTCGGATTAAACGCCCTCCTTGAAGAGCCGCGCCTGATTTATTTCCTGAAAAATGCGTTCTAA
- a CDS encoding glycosyltransferase family 2 protein, which yields MPEKKISGKGRKGKRLFIVMPAYNEEKAIAGVIRSLKHSGYNNIIVVDDGSRDKTSAIAEKEGVILIRHFINRGLGGALGTGISAALKMGAEIIVTFDSDGQHDVSDIKKVAAPIRRGEADVAIGSRLVNSKGMPFVRRVGNWGLNFFTYLLFGVFVTDSQSGLRAFSKNAAEKMDIRTNAMEVSSEIIREIGDKKLRLKEVPIKAIYSEYSLRKGQSTINGFRIMMKLFINWWMR from the coding sequence ATGCCAGAGAAAAAAATCAGCGGGAAAGGAAGGAAGGGAAAAAGGCTTTTCATAGTCATGCCTGCTTATAATGAGGAAAAGGCAATAGCCGGCGTGATTAGGAGCCTTAAGCATTCCGGATACAACAATATAATTGTTGTTGATGACGGAAGCAGGGATAAAACTTCCGCCATTGCCGAAAAAGAGGGAGTTATCCTCATCCGGCATTTCATAAACCGCGGATTGGGGGGCGCTCTCGGAACAGGGATTTCAGCTGCTCTTAAGATGGGCGCTGAAATCATAGTTACATTTGACTCAGACGGACAGCATGATGTTTCTGACATAAAAAAAGTGGCTGCTCCGATAAGAAGGGGAGAGGCTGATGTTGCAATAGGCTCAAGGCTTGTTAATTCAAAAGGCATGCCATTTGTAAGAAGAGTTGGAAACTGGGGGCTTAATTTTTTCACATACCTGCTTTTCGGGGTGTTTGTGACAGACTCGCAGTCAGGGCTAAGGGCATTCTCAAAAAATGCTGCAGAGAAAATGGATATAAGGACAAATGCAATGGAAGTAAGTTCAGAAATAATCCGGGAGATTGGGGACAAGAAGCTTAGGCTGAAAGAGGTTCCGATAAAAGCAATATACAGCGAATACTCCCTGCGAAAGGGGCAGAGCACAATAAACGGCTTCCGCATAATGATGAAGCTTTTCATAAACTGGTGGATGAGATAA